The nucleotide sequence TCTGGTCGGCGGTCGCGTCAACCGCGACGCTCGCCGCGGAGGTGCCCGCAACCTGCCCGGTGCCCTGGGAGATGTCCGTCACCGAGAGGGCGAGGCCGGCGAACTTGCTGCCGACGACGAGTTGGTCACCGGCCGGATTGTCTTCGTTGAACGTCACGAACTTGCCGAGCGTGGTGCCGTTCAGCGCGGTCAGCAAGGGGTTGTCGAGCCCGGCGGTGGTGAAGCCGCCGGTCGTCTGATCGATGACGACGTAGGCGGTGGCGTCCTGCTCGTTGAAGCGGACAGTCACGCCCGTGACGCTCGTGTCGTCCTTCAGGCCGGCGTCGGTGAGATCCGTGCCGAGCGTCTTGGCGTCCGTCGCCGTGAGGCCCACGCCGAAGTCCACCTGGAAGGCGACGAACTTGTTGGAACCGAGATCGACAGCGGCGGTGCCGCCGGTCACGGCGGTCTGGAATTCGTTGTTGATCGTCAAGCTCTTCGAGCCCTGGGTGGCCGCCGTGATGCCCGCGACGGCGAAGGTGCCCGTCTGGGTGAGCGAGCTGGCCGAGACGAACGTCAGGATCGACTCATCGCTCGAGGTGCCCGAAACGCCCGAGGTGCCGTCGAGCAGCTTCTTGGTGCCGAACTGGGTGTTGCTCGCGATCCGGGTCAGGGTCGCGATCGAGGATGTGATCTGCGTCTGGTCGGCTCTCCGGCCGACAGCGTCGCCAGCGCCGGTGTTGAGGGCGTCGAGCGCCAGCGTCCGGATGGAGCGCAGCTGCTTGAGAACCTCGTCCAGCGATGCCTCAGCCGTTTTGATGAGGTTCACGCCGTTCTCGGAGTTCTTGATGGCCTGGCTGAGGCCGGCCACCTGCGCCCGCAGGTTCTCACTGATGATCAAGCCGGCCGGATCGTCCGCCGCCCGGTTGATCCGGATTGGATCACATCAGAGATAAAATAGGGGAGGTTTGTAGAGGTGCCCTTGTGCTTGACGATGAAATGATCGACGAGGACGGGAATGTCCTCGGGCCGCTCCCGAAGGGGCGGAAGATGAAGGGGAATCACGTTCAACCGGTAGAAAAGATCCTCCCGGAATTTTCCCTCGCCGATATACCCCTGCACGTCGCGATTCGAGGTGGCGATGACCCGGACATCCACCGCGATCGGCTCTCGCCCGCCCAGCCGGTCAATCGTCCGCTCCTGCAGCACCCGGAGGAGCTTGGCCTGAAGGTGCATATCCATTTCCGTGATCTCGTCGAGCAAAATGGTCCCGCCGCTGGCCAGCTCGAACTTGCCGCTCTTGCGCGCGATCGCCCCGGTAAAGGCCCCCTTTTCGTGACCGAACAGTTCACTCTCCAGGAGCGACTCCGGCAGTGCCGCGCAGTTGACCGCCACGTAGGGCTTTCCCGTCCGGGGACTTTTCTCGTGAATGTAGCGGGCAAGCAGTTCCTTGCCCGTTCCGCTCTCGCCCAGGATCAGGATCGACGCCGTGCCCGCGGCTGCCCGATCCGCAATGCCGATGATGGAATTGAACTTTGCGTTTTCCGTGATGAGGCGGGGCGAACCGGAGGTATCGGCCAGCTCGTCCGATGGGGGAAAAACCTGAGCGAGCAAGAACTCGACCTTCTTGCGCTCGAGCGGCCGCGGCAGGCAATCCAGCGCGCCATCGCGCACGGCGATCACCGCGACAGAAAACGAGGGTTGTGCCGAGGTGATCACCACGCGGGCGTCCGGGTTGCGGGAGACAATCTTACCGAGCAGATCCAGGGCGTCGTACTTCGTTCCATCGGAGTCGAGAAACGTCAGGCACGCCGCATCGCCCTCGGCCGAGGACAGGGCCTGGGCCGCGCTCTGGATTCGCTTGGGATGGTGGCCCTTCTCCCGTATCCATGCTTCCATCTCTTCGGGAAACACATCAGCGGAGCCGACCAAATTGACTTCAGCCAAGAAATCTCCTCGCACGGACAGTTTGGTTAGTTGGTCGCGCCGTCGCTTTTCTGCCGGAGGATGGAATCGATCCGCGGCCGGTTCTTCTCGTCCCAGTTCTTGCTCTCCGAGCGGAGCCGGCTCACGTCACGCCAGAACGGATCGTCCAGCTCACGGACTTTCGCCAACGGCCTGGAGTCGGCCTGCTTGGCGATGCGCAGCCGGTCCTGAATGCGCGCAATGCGGTGCAGCGCCCATCCGGCATGCGTGCTCTTCGGATACGCCTCGAGTGCCCGGCGATAGGCCAGAAGCGCGCTGACCAGCCTCCGGCCGTCGTACAGAATGTCGCCCAACCGGAAGTTCGCCTGCTCCAGTGAAAAAGGCTTTATCTTCGATGAGATGGTCTGGTGGATCGCCATCGCCTTTTGCAGCGACTCGACCGCCTGATCATAGCGCCCCAGGCGAATGCTCGCGTCGGAGAGCATGAAGAAGGCGCGGCTGCGGATCTCATCGGCCAGCCGACCCTCCAGCGCGGCGCGCAGGCGCCTGTCGGCGGTCCGGGGCTGTCCCTCTAGCAGGGCGATCTCGCCCAGGATCGACTGGATCGTGGGCGTCCAAACGCTCTGCTGGAAGCGCTTGAGATACGCTGTCCCCAGCTCTTTCGCCCGCTTGCGCTGCCCCTGCTCAAGGGCGCTCTGCGTGAGCCGGAGGAGCGCGGTCTCACCGACGGTCACCGCGCCCTCTGGCTCTTCCATGATCTGGGTGAGAATCTTGACGGCATCAGGATAAAAACCGAGCCGCATGTAGCTCTCCCCCACCTGAAGCATCGCCTGGTAGGGCTGGGCCAGCGGCGTCACCCGCAAGGGAACTATCGCGCGAAACTCGGCATAGGCATTGATGGCCCGCAGGAACTCGCGGCGGCGGAAGTACCGATCGATCTCCTTGAACTTCGCCCGCGCAACGATGACGTGCCCGTTATTCAGCAGCTGCGAGCTCGCATATTTCTCGATAAACTCCCGCATGGTGGCGATGGCCTCGCGAAGCAGATTCACCTTCAGGAAATGGGCGCCCAGGCGAAGGTAGGCGACTTCGGCGAACTGGGTGTCTTTACCCAGCCGGATCACTTCGCGGTAGGCGCGAAGCGGCTCCCGGAAGGGCGACATATCGAAAATCACGCCCGTC is from bacterium and encodes:
- a CDS encoding tetratricopeptide repeat protein, whose product is MPLRPRWGGAAKEKAKEEGKEKGKKEISEADELEGSPLLLFRIALRYHQRGLYVRGHPLLQRFVQKYPNHSEHGRAAYMLADASFFIAKTGVPAAFRDSVLAYRYALDRYPQMPQMPTAFFRLGQSYQELGQAPEGQVAFRAILERAPLSSLAPRAQLEIGHYYIKSGDPRSAIVEYQKILDNYKGKPEEKEAFFGIANAIYAQGRFQEAATRFETGIKRWPDFVNLRSDLLFNYGESLFQIRRFQDAGRVYLQMVNIYPTSDSAHRAMTRLGDIFLEEGRTIDALKVYARVIQDYPRTESHLVALIRMADIGLEKKDIAVTGVIFDMSPFREPLRAYREVIRLGKDTQFAEVAYLRLGAHFLKVNLLREAIATMREFIEKYASSQLLNNGHVIVARAKFKEIDRYFRRREFLRAINAYAEFRAIVPLRVTPLAQPYQAMLQVGESYMRLGFYPDAVKILTQIMEEPEGAVTVGETALLRLTQSALEQGQRKRAKELGTAYLKRFQQSVWTPTIQSILGEIALLEGQPRTADRRLRAALEGRLADEIRSRAFFMLSDASIRLGRYDQAVESLQKAMAIHQTISSKIKPFSLEQANFRLGDILYDGRRLVSALLAYRRALEAYPKSTHAGWALHRIARIQDRLRIAKQADSRPLAKVRELDDPFWRDVSRLRSESKNWDEKNRPRIDSILRQKSDGATN
- a CDS encoding sigma-54 dependent transcriptional regulator, which codes for MAEVNLVGSADVFPEEMEAWIREKGHHPKRIQSAAQALSSAEGDAACLTFLDSDGTKYDALDLLGKIVSRNPDARVVITSAQPSFSVAVIAVRDGALDCLPRPLERKKVEFLLAQVFPPSDELADTSGSPRLITENAKFNSIIGIADRAAAGTASILILGESGTGKELLARYIHEKSPRTGKPYVAVNCAALPESLLESELFGHEKGAFTGAIARKSGKFELASGGTILLDEITEMDMHLQAKLLRVLQERTIDRLGGREPIAVDVRVIATSNRDVQGYIGEGKFREDLFYRLNVIPLHLPPLRERPEDIPVLVDHFIVKHKGTSTNLPYFISDVIQSGSTGRRTIRPA